The Rickettsiales bacterium genome includes a region encoding these proteins:
- a CDS encoding rhodanese-related sulfurtransferase encodes MTDKNIANNMFKVTAFYHFFDFPDFEEKRFVLLNFLKERGIKGSVLIAHEGINGTVAGNAQYIDETLAFLEKKIIGEKFEHKDSYSEQHPFIRTKVRLKKELISMGRPSDPLNPGTHLDSKQWNELLADPDTILIDSRNSYETHLGKFKNAIDPDIPNFKHLADFIDSQDIDKKKAKIATYCTGGIRCERFTAWLKDEGFENVYHLKGGILKYLEEIPEDESLWEGECYVFDKRIAVGHGLVPSSTASMCNACGHSLLPEDREHPSYDEHVICPYCVNGKLQTHQAPESTKR; translated from the coding sequence ATGACTGATAAAAATATAGCGAACAATATGTTCAAGGTAACCGCTTTCTATCATTTTTTTGATTTCCCTGATTTTGAGGAAAAGCGTTTTGTTCTGCTTAACTTTCTAAAAGAAAGAGGAATAAAAGGCTCGGTACTTATCGCCCATGAAGGCATAAACGGAACCGTAGCCGGTAACGCTCAATATATTGATGAGACGCTTGCTTTCTTAGAAAAGAAAATAATCGGTGAAAAATTTGAGCATAAGGATAGTTATAGCGAGCAACATCCTTTTATCCGTACTAAAGTTCGCTTGAAAAAAGAGCTTATCTCAATGGGAAGACCGTCCGACCCGCTTAATCCTGGTACCCATCTTGATTCAAAGCAGTGGAATGAATTGCTTGCTGATCCTGACACTATACTAATTGACTCACGCAATAGTTATGAGACCCATCTTGGCAAATTCAAGAACGCTATAGATCCTGATATACCAAACTTCAAACATCTTGCTGACTTTATAGATAGTCAGGATATTGATAAGAAAAAGGCAAAAATCGCTACCTATTGTACTGGTGGGATACGTTGTGAGAGATTTACCGCATGGCTTAAGGATGAGGGATTTGAAAATGTTTACCACCTAAAAGGTGGCATACTTAAATATTTGGAAGAAATACCAGAAGATGAAAGTTTATGGGAAGGGGAGTGCTACGTGTTTGATAAACGTATAGCCGTTGGACACGGGCTTGTGCCAAGTAGCACTGCCAGCATGTGTAACGCTTGCGGACACTCTCTGCTTCCAGAAGATAGAGAACACCCATCCTATGATGAGCATGTTATCTGCCCTTATTGTGTAAATGGTAAACTACAAACCCACCAAGCGCCTGAATCTACTAAAAGGTAA
- the tuf gene encoding elongation factor Tu: MSKEKFDRSKPHCNIGTIGHVDHGKTSLTAAITKVLAEAGRAKYSAYDSIDAAPEEKARGITINTAHVEYETEGRHYAHVDCPGHADYVKNMITGAAQMDGAILVVSAADGPMPQTREHILLARQVGVPALVVFLNKCDMVDDPELLELVEMEVRELLSKYKFPGDDIPIIRGSALCALEDKNPELGREAVSKLMDAVDSYIPQPERPIDKPFIMPIEDVFSISGRGTVVTGRVERGIVKVGEEIEIVGLRDTQKTTCTGVEMFRKLLDEGRAGDNVGVLLRGTKRDEVERGQVLAKPGSITPHTKFTAEIYVLTKEEGGRHTPFFSNYRPQFYFRTTDVTGSIKLPDGVEMIMPGDNVSIEASLISPIAMEEGLRFAIREGGRTIGAGVVAKIVE; encoded by the coding sequence ATGTCTAAAGAGAAATTTGATAGGAGCAAGCCTCACTGTAACATCGGGACTATAGGTCACGTAGATCATGGCAAGACGAGTTTGACTGCTGCGATTACGAAGGTATTGGCTGAGGCTGGTCGGGCTAAATATTCGGCATATGACAGCATTGACGCCGCTCCTGAGGAGAAGGCGCGTGGTATAACCATTAACACCGCTCACGTTGAGTATGAGACTGAGGGTCGTCACTATGCTCACGTTGATTGTCCTGGTCACGCTGACTATGTAAAGAACATGATTACTGGCGCGGCGCAGATGGATGGTGCGATACTTGTTGTATCCGCCGCTGATGGTCCGATGCCGCAAACTCGTGAGCATATACTTCTCGCTCGCCAAGTTGGTGTTCCAGCGCTTGTCGTGTTCCTTAACAAATGTGACATGGTTGACGATCCTGAGCTTTTAGAGTTAGTTGAGATGGAAGTTCGTGAATTGCTTAGCAAGTATAAATTTCCTGGTGATGATATACCAATCATTCGTGGTTCGGCTTTATGCGCTCTTGAGGATAAGAATCCTGAGCTTGGTCGTGAGGCTGTTTCTAAACTTATGGACGCTGTTGATAGCTATATACCGCAACCTGAGCGTCCGATTGACAAGCCTTTCATCATGCCGATTGAGGATGTGTTCTCTATATCTGGTCGTGGAACTGTGGTAACTGGTCGCGTTGAGCGTGGTATTGTTAAGGTTGGAGAGGAGATAGAGATAGTTGGTCTGCGTGATACTCAGAAAACCACCTGTACCGGCGTTGAGATGTTCCGTAAGCTTCTTGATGAGGGTCGCGCTGGTGATAATGTTGGTGTGTTGTTACGTGGTACCAAGCGTGATGAGGTTGAGCGTGGTCAGGTTCTAGCTAAGCCTGGTTCTATCACTCCGCATACTAAGTTTACCGCTGAGATATATGTTCTTACCAAAGAGGAAGGTGGTCGTCATACTCCGTTCTTTAGTAATTATCGTCCACAGTTTTACTTCCGTACTACTGATGTTACTGGTTCTATTAAGCTTCCAGATGGTGTTGAGATGATTATGCCGGGTGATAATGTGAGCATTGAGGCTTCGCTTATCTCACCAATCGCGATGGAGGAAGGCTTGCGCTTCGCTATCCGTGAGGGTGGAAGAACTATCGGCGCTGGTGTCGTAGCCAAAATTGTGGAGTGA
- a CDS encoding nitronate monooxygenase yields the protein MADFRQKLKPVVISGKEVHPIIEGGKGIGASNGNSAGAFAAAGAVGTLSGVNAQYYDDKGNIIPYHYEEKTRRARHEELIEQSIRGGVTQAKIAHDIAGDNGRIHVNILWEMGGAERVLTGILEGAKGLIHGITCGAGMPYRLGDLAASYGVYYHPIISSARAFNALWKRSYNKTSKWLGSVVYEDPWLAGGHNGLSNAEDPDAPQDPYPRVAALRKAMNSFGLEETPIIMAGGAWHLKDWEHWLDNPEIGKIAFQFGTRPLLTKESPVSSDWKVKLMTLEEGDVFLNRFSPTGFYSSGVNNDFIKELRGREERQIEYRMEQEGLFSEPLPVGARGRPVFVQPDDKERAEDWKKLGFVEAMKTPDSTLIFVTTEKAQEIHKDQVDCMGCLSHCRFSNWKDHDDFMTGKRADPRSFCIQKTLQDIILGKPVDSQLMFSGHNAYKFKNDPFYADGFIPTIKELVDRILTGY from the coding sequence ATGGCTGATTTTCGTCAGAAATTGAAGCCTGTGGTAATATCAGGAAAAGAAGTCCATCCTATAATAGAGGGTGGCAAGGGTATAGGAGCGAGTAATGGTAATAGCGCGGGAGCTTTCGCTGCCGCTGGCGCTGTTGGTACTTTGTCTGGCGTAAATGCTCAGTATTATGATGATAAAGGCAACATAATACCATACCATTATGAAGAGAAAACCCGCCGCGCGCGCCATGAGGAACTTATTGAGCAAAGTATCCGTGGCGGCGTTACCCAAGCGAAAATAGCTCATGATATAGCGGGCGATAATGGTCGTATCCACGTAAATATTTTATGGGAAATGGGCGGAGCAGAAAGAGTCCTTACTGGAATTTTAGAAGGAGCTAAGGGACTCATTCATGGAATTACCTGTGGTGCTGGCATGCCTTACCGGCTTGGTGATTTAGCCGCAAGCTACGGCGTTTACTATCACCCGATAATTTCTTCAGCGCGCGCGTTTAATGCTTTGTGGAAACGCTCTTACAATAAAACATCAAAATGGCTTGGCAGTGTGGTTTATGAGGATCCATGGCTTGCTGGTGGTCATAATGGGCTTTCAAATGCGGAAGATCCAGACGCGCCGCAAGATCCTTACCCAAGAGTAGCTGCTCTTAGGAAAGCGATGAATAGTTTTGGTCTTGAGGAAACCCCAATAATTATGGCAGGTGGAGCTTGGCATTTGAAAGATTGGGAGCATTGGCTAGATAATCCTGAAATTGGTAAAATAGCTTTCCAGTTTGGTACTCGCCCGCTACTTACCAAAGAAAGTCCGGTATCTAGCGATTGGAAAGTAAAGCTAATGACCTTAGAGGAAGGAGACGTATTCCTAAACAGGTTTAGTCCGACCGGTTTTTATTCCTCTGGAGTAAATAATGATTTCATTAAAGAATTGCGTGGTCGTGAAGAACGGCAAATTGAGTATAGGATGGAACAGGAAGGACTATTCTCCGAACCGCTTCCTGTTGGCGCGCGTGGACGTCCAGTTTTTGTACAGCCTGATGATAAGGAAAGAGCGGAAGATTGGAAGAAACTAGGGTTTGTTGAGGCGATGAAAACGCCGGACTCTACCTTAATTTTTGTAACCACTGAGAAAGCTCAGGAAATCCATAAAGATCAGGTTGATTGTATGGGCTGTCTTAGCCATTGCCGCTTTTCCAACTGGAAGGATCATGATGATTTTATGACTGGGAAACGCGCCGATCCTCGTAGTTTCTGTATACAAAAAACCCTACAAGATATTATTCTAGGCAAACCAGTTGATTCACAGCTTATGTTCTCTGGTCATAATGCTTACAAGTTTAAGAATGATCCTTTTTACGCTGATGGATTTATCCCAACTATCAAAGAGTTGGTGGATAGGATTTTGACGGGGTATTAA
- a CDS encoding acyl-CoA dehydrogenase → MPFSCEDPFLLDEQLNDEERMVRDSSRSYARERLFPRILQANRNEKFDTAIMREMGEIGLLGATIEGYGCAGVNNVASGLICREIEWVDSGYRSALSVQSSLVMHPIYSFGSEEQKEKYLPKLATGELIGCFGLTEPNHGSNPSGMETRAKTTDGGYILSGAKNWITNSPIADIFVVWAKVFGDKEIPDGTIKGFILEKGMGGLSAPKIEGKFSLRASATGEIVMEDVFVPKDNILPLSGGIKSPFSCLNKARYGIGWGALGAAEFCFEAARKYSLERIQFSKPLAANQLIQKKLADMLVEISLGLQACLRVGRLMDEGKVEPEMISMIKRNSAGKAIDIARMSRDIHGGNGISDEYHVIRHVMNLESVNTYEGTHDIHALIIGKAITGIQAFKAD, encoded by the coding sequence ATGCCATTTTCCTGTGAAGATCCGTTTTTGCTTGATGAGCAATTAAATGACGAAGAAAGAATGGTGCGTGATAGCTCACGTTCTTACGCGAGGGAAAGGCTTTTTCCGCGTATCTTGCAAGCAAATCGCAATGAAAAATTTGATACAGCCATCATGCGTGAGATGGGAGAGATTGGCCTACTTGGCGCGACGATAGAAGGTTATGGCTGCGCTGGAGTAAATAATGTGGCTTCGGGTTTGATATGTCGGGAGATAGAATGGGTAGATTCCGGTTATCGTAGCGCGCTTTCAGTACAATCAAGTTTGGTTATGCATCCTATATATAGTTTTGGCAGCGAAGAACAAAAAGAAAAATACCTGCCAAAACTAGCGACCGGTGAGCTTATTGGTTGCTTTGGACTTACCGAGCCTAATCATGGCTCCAATCCCTCAGGCATGGAAACCAGAGCAAAGACAACAGATGGTGGATATATATTAAGTGGCGCTAAAAATTGGATAACTAATTCACCGATAGCTGATATTTTTGTAGTATGGGCAAAAGTTTTTGGTGATAAAGAAATACCTGATGGCACTATTAAGGGATTTATTCTTGAAAAAGGCATGGGCGGACTTTCAGCACCTAAAATAGAAGGAAAATTCTCGCTTAGAGCCTCAGCGACCGGTGAGATAGTAATGGAAGATGTTTTTGTGCCTAAAGACAACATATTGCCGCTTAGCGGTGGCATTAAATCCCCATTCTCTTGCCTGAATAAAGCCCGCTATGGTATTGGCTGGGGAGCGCTTGGCGCGGCGGAATTCTGTTTTGAGGCAGCTAGGAAATATAGCCTTGAGAGGATACAATTCTCAAAACCACTTGCCGCCAACCAACTTATCCAGAAAAAACTCGCTGACATGCTGGTTGAGATAAGTTTAGGTTTGCAAGCCTGCCTTAGGGTTGGCAGACTTATGGATGAGGGAAAAGTAGAGCCGGAAATGATTTCCATGATAAAACGTAACTCTGCCGGAAAGGCTATTGATATTGCCCGTATGTCACGTGATATTCATGGAGGAAATGGTATTTCCGATGAATACCATGTCATCAGGCATGTTATGAATCTTGAAAGTGTCAATACTTATGAGGGAACTCATGATATACACGCCCTGATTATTGGCAAGGCAATAACTGGCATACAGGCATTCAAGGCTGATTAG
- a CDS encoding NADH dehydrogenase ubiquinone Fe-S protein 4, with protein sequence MSKAIIYCPDKNPMQSGKAKAHSWILEFIPQTPYFTDGFMGWNGMSDTKRELNLRFPSMEAAVEYAKKQNIDCEIFVPNARNQQHKAYSDNFAFNKIK encoded by the coding sequence ATGAGTAAAGCTATCATATATTGTCCAGATAAAAACCCGATGCAGTCCGGTAAGGCTAAAGCCCATAGCTGGATTTTAGAATTTATTCCACAAACTCCCTATTTTACTGATGGGTTTATGGGCTGGAACGGTATGAGCGACACCAAAAGAGAGCTTAACCTACGTTTTCCAAGCATGGAAGCGGCTGTGGAATACGCTAAAAAGCAAAATATTGATTGTGAGATTTTTGTGCCTAACGCTCGCAATCAGCAGCATAAGGCTTATTCTGATAATTTTGCTTTTAATAAGATAAAATAG
- the topA gene encoding type I DNA topoisomerase, producing the protein MNNVVVVESPSKAKTINKYLGNDYTVLASFGHVRDLPSKEGSVKPDDDFSMVYEVDSTSKKHLSAITKAVKDADNLFLATDPDREGEAISWHVLEALKHSKAIKKNLNVQRVTFNEITKKSVLESFKHPRSIDMNMVNAQQARRALDYLVGFTLSPVLWRKLPGSRSAGRVQSVALRLICTRDEEIEQFISQEYWDIKALLKTQKNEEFSARLVEYKNEKMEKFSITDEKSAKSIASDLKDRKYHVVSMEEKQARRHPAPPFTTSTLQQEAARKCGFGAKKTMTIAQKLYEEGLITYMRTDSVSIASDAVQAVRGHIGATHGDKYVPSSPRSYKTKAKNAQEAHEAIRPTDISLTPQKAKISEEQKKLYELIYKRTVASQMESAIFDQLVVNIYDDGKEVALRANGSVMRFDGFLKLYQEGKDDENDDENNSKLPPLEKNEKLSVNDIIPQQHFTEPPPRYSEASLVKKLEELGIGRPSTYASIISVLQDRKYVRLEKKRFVAESLGRLVNAFLVSFFERYVEYGFTADLENRLDDISAGDIDWKVVLRDFWNDFIVKIDESKNLSINDVLEALNRLLATYAFGSGENDKDLDKARKCPSCEGGTLGLKIGRYGPYISCSNYPECDYKAQLGESSEPPITDENGDILKLPKDLGINPEDGETISMRKGPYGIYVQLGEGKSPKRASLLKSMKAEDITLETAIALLSLPRELGKHPDTGKTISVNNGRFGPYILHDGKFTTLPASEDLLTIGINRAVEVLAKAPQKGKAANTVVKKLGKHPDDDKEINILEGRYGPYIKYDKINVPMPKNVNIDDFTLEQALEAIAEKTASGSKGKPKKAVSSKKTTKKSKTKNSKG; encoded by the coding sequence GTGAATAATGTAGTAGTAGTTGAGTCCCCATCTAAAGCGAAAACCATAAATAAATATTTGGGAAATGATTATACCGTCCTCGCCTCATTCGGTCATGTACGGGATCTGCCAAGCAAAGAAGGCTCGGTAAAGCCGGATGATGATTTTTCTATGGTGTACGAAGTTGATAGCACTTCTAAGAAGCATCTATCGGCTATAACTAAAGCGGTTAAAGATGCTGACAATCTTTTTCTCGCGACTGACCCTGACCGTGAAGGAGAAGCTATATCGTGGCATGTTCTTGAGGCTCTTAAACACTCTAAGGCTATTAAGAAAAATCTGAACGTCCAGCGTGTAACTTTTAATGAGATAACTAAAAAATCCGTACTTGAGTCTTTTAAGCATCCACGCTCCATTGATATGAACATGGTAAACGCTCAGCAAGCAAGGCGTGCTCTTGACTATCTGGTTGGTTTTACTTTATCACCAGTGTTATGGCGGAAACTTCCGGGAAGTCGCTCGGCGGGAAGAGTACAGTCAGTAGCTCTACGTCTTATCTGTACACGTGACGAGGAGATTGAGCAATTCATCTCACAAGAATATTGGGACATAAAAGCCCTGCTTAAAACCCAGAAAAACGAGGAATTTTCCGCGCGTCTTGTAGAATATAAAAATGAGAAAATGGAGAAATTCTCTATTACTGATGAAAAATCGGCAAAGTCTATAGCCTCCGATTTGAAGGATAGAAAATACCATGTGGTAAGCATGGAGGAAAAACAAGCGCGCCGTCATCCAGCGCCACCTTTTACCACCTCTACCCTGCAACAAGAAGCCGCCCGCAAATGCGGATTTGGCGCTAAGAAAACCATGACCATTGCCCAAAAACTTTATGAGGAAGGTCTTATAACCTATATGCGTACCGATAGCGTGAGTATCGCTAGTGACGCTGTGCAGGCGGTTCGTGGTCATATTGGCGCGACACATGGCGATAAATATGTACCCTCCTCGCCACGTTCTTATAAAACAAAAGCGAAAAACGCGCAGGAAGCGCATGAGGCAATCCGACCTACCGATATTTCGCTTACCCCGCAAAAAGCGAAGATCAGTGAGGAACAGAAAAAACTTTATGAGCTGATATATAAGCGGACAGTAGCAAGCCAGATGGAATCAGCCATTTTTGATCAGCTTGTGGTAAATATATATGATGATGGCAAAGAAGTGGCACTACGGGCTAACGGCTCGGTGATGCGTTTTGACGGCTTCTTAAAACTATATCAAGAAGGTAAAGATGATGAAAATGACGATGAGAATAACTCAAAGCTTCCGCCTCTTGAGAAAAACGAAAAATTAAGTGTAAATGACATAATACCACAACAACATTTTACTGAGCCGCCGCCTCGCTATTCGGAAGCTAGTTTGGTGAAAAAACTAGAAGAGCTTGGTATTGGTAGACCTTCTACATATGCCTCCATAATTTCTGTATTACAAGATAGAAAATATGTTCGCCTTGAGAAAAAACGCTTTGTGGCGGAATCACTTGGAAGGCTGGTTAACGCTTTCTTGGTAAGCTTCTTTGAGCGCTATGTTGAATATGGGTTTACCGCTGATCTGGAAAACCGTCTTGATGATATTTCAGCGGGTGATATTGATTGGAAAGTAGTTCTAAGGGATTTCTGGAATGATTTTATTGTTAAGATAGATGAAAGCAAAAATCTTTCCATAAATGATGTGCTAGAAGCGTTAAACCGTCTACTTGCAACGTATGCTTTTGGTAGTGGCGAAAACGATAAAGATCTTGATAAGGCAAGGAAATGTCCATCCTGTGAGGGTGGCACTCTTGGTCTTAAAATTGGCAGATATGGTCCTTATATATCATGCTCCAACTATCCAGAATGTGATTATAAAGCGCAGCTTGGTGAGAGTAGTGAACCTCCAATAACAGATGAAAATGGTGATATATTAAAATTACCAAAAGATCTTGGTATTAATCCAGAAGATGGTGAAACCATCTCCATGCGTAAAGGTCCTTACGGTATTTATGTTCAGCTTGGTGAAGGTAAATCACCAAAAAGAGCTAGTTTATTAAAATCTATGAAAGCGGAGGATATAACTCTTGAAACCGCTATAGCTCTGCTATCTCTGCCAAGAGAGCTTGGTAAGCATCCAGATACCGGAAAAACTATAAGTGTAAATAATGGCAGGTTCGGTCCTTATATACTGCATGATGGCAAGTTTACCACCCTGCCAGCTAGTGAGGATTTGCTTACAATCGGGATAAATCGGGCGGTTGAGGTACTCGCTAAAGCCCCGCAAAAAGGTAAGGCGGCAAATACTGTGGTGAAAAAGCTGGGTAAGCATCCAGATGACGATAAGGAGATAAATATACTTGAAGGAAGGTATGGACCTTATATAAAATATGATAAAATCAATGTTCCTATGCCTAAAAATGTTAATATAGATGATTTTACTCTTGAGCAAGCGCTAGAGGCAATAGCGGAAAAGACCGCTTCTGGCTCTAAGGGAAAACCTAAAAAAGCGGTATCTAGTAAAAAAACCACCAAGAAAAGTAAAACGAAAAATAGCAAAGGATAG
- the dprA gene encoding DNA-processing protein DprA: MITEISAYDSLVDALRLIRTQNVGPITFFNLIRKYGNSEKALKALPELSRLGGRKKPVIPFSRELAELEIEKSRKFGAQMIAYNDPSYPALLLNTPDPPPVITVRGNKNLWNNKTIIAVVGARNASAGGCKLARDWAYELGQNDIIIISGLARGIDSFAHKGSLDSGTIAVIAGGIDNTYPPENKNLYQEIFEKGAVISEQPFGGLPFAGSFPGRNRIIAGMSVGTLIVEASPKSGSLITANLALENNREVFAVPGTPLDPRSKGCNQLIKQGAIMAQSPDDILEAIKHLRQSNLLETPSVNFTNMVDSAPVAEDEIIELRKKIIDKLSSYAVSIDELIEQCHTSASAMQTVLLELELAGVAKRSAGGRVYLINTTEEAVLV; encoded by the coding sequence ATGATTACAGAAATCAGCGCTTATGATAGCCTTGTTGACGCATTGAGGCTTATTCGTACCCAGAATGTGGGACCAATAACCTTTTTCAATCTAATAAGGAAATATGGAAATAGTGAAAAAGCGCTAAAAGCACTTCCTGAGCTTTCTCGGCTGGGTGGTAGGAAAAAACCGGTCATTCCATTCTCAAGAGAGCTTGCTGAATTGGAAATAGAAAAATCCAGAAAATTTGGCGCGCAAATGATAGCCTATAATGATCCGTCATACCCTGCCTTACTGCTTAACACACCAGATCCACCACCAGTAATCACGGTACGTGGCAATAAAAATTTGTGGAACAACAAAACCATAATCGCTGTGGTTGGCGCGCGTAATGCCTCTGCTGGAGGCTGTAAACTGGCACGTGACTGGGCGTATGAGCTTGGACAAAATGATATTATAATAATATCAGGACTCGCTCGTGGAATTGATAGTTTTGCCCATAAAGGCTCACTTGATAGTGGAACGATAGCGGTAATAGCTGGTGGGATTGATAATACATATCCACCGGAGAATAAAAACCTCTATCAGGAAATTTTTGAAAAAGGCGCGGTAATTAGTGAGCAGCCATTTGGTGGACTGCCATTTGCCGGAAGCTTTCCTGGACGCAACCGGATAATAGCTGGCATGAGTGTTGGTACTCTTATAGTAGAGGCTTCACCAAAATCTGGTTCGTTAATTACCGCTAATCTCGCTCTGGAAAACAATCGTGAGGTTTTCGCTGTTCCGGGCACCCCCCTTGATCCTCGTTCCAAAGGCTGCAACCAACTTATAAAACAAGGGGCGATAATGGCACAATCACCAGATGATATATTGGAGGCGATAAAACATCTAAGACAGTCAAACTTGCTGGAAACGCCATCCGTGAATTTTACCAATATGGTTGATTCCGCGCCAGTCGCTGAAGACGAAATTATTGAATTACGCAAAAAAATTATTGATAAATTAAGCAGTTACGCCGTATCTATTGACGAATTGATAGAACAGTGCCATACCTCTGCCTCTGCTATGCAGACAGTATTGTTAGAGCTGGAGCTTGCTGGAGTGGCAAAGCGTAGCGCTGGAGGCAGGGTTTATCTGATTAACACAACAGAAGAAGCAGTATTGGTATAA
- the plsY gene encoding glycerol-3-phosphate 1-O-acyltransferase PlsY: MNLSWIFEVFLISYIIGSIPFGFILTRLLGLGDIRSIGSGNIGATNVMRTGRKSLAIITLLLDALKGVLAVKLTSYLYNNELALLAAVFVVIGHIFPIWLKFKGGKGVATILGVFFAVNWIFALVICALWLATFLITRISSVSALLSIAYSPIISYMFDGYSMAVICFFLFLIVIYSHRHNISRLLNGTEMSFRSRRG, encoded by the coding sequence ATGAATCTGAGCTGGATATTTGAGGTCTTTCTTATCTCCTACATTATAGGCTCTATCCCATTCGGCTTTATTTTGACCCGCCTGCTAGGGCTTGGCGATATACGCTCTATAGGTTCAGGAAATATAGGCGCTACCAACGTAATGCGTACAGGAAGAAAAAGTCTTGCTATCATAACTTTACTTCTTGATGCTCTAAAAGGTGTACTCGCTGTTAAACTTACTAGCTATTTATATAATAACGAGCTTGCATTGTTAGCGGCTGTATTCGTGGTAATTGGACACATATTCCCAATATGGCTTAAATTTAAGGGCGGCAAAGGAGTAGCCACCATACTTGGTGTATTTTTCGCTGTTAACTGGATATTCGCGCTTGTAATATGCGCTCTGTGGCTAGCCACTTTCTTAATAACCCGCATTTCCTCAGTTTCCGCCCTACTTAGCATTGCTTACTCACCGATAATATCCTATATGTTTGACGGTTATAGCATGGCGGTTATATGCTTCTTCCTGTTCCTCATAGTTATTTATAGCCACCGTCATAATATATCAAGATTGCTAAATGGCACGGAAATGTCTTTTAGAAGCAGGCGAGGATAG
- the ruvX gene encoding Holliday junction resolvase RuvX: protein MLVKNQDEFNKALPKEARLLGLDVGEKTIGIAISDLRRVIASPLLTIERKKFSKDIEILKDVISKQDICGLIIGNPLNMDGGSNSRTQSVNTFISNISKQIKLPMTLWDERMSTMAVEKMMIQADMSRKRRGELVDKLAASYILQGYLDKMIKI, encoded by the coding sequence ATGCTCGTAAAAAACCAAGATGAATTTAACAAAGCTTTACCAAAAGAGGCTAGATTATTAGGGCTTGATGTTGGCGAAAAAACTATTGGGATAGCGATAAGTGACTTGAGACGAGTAATCGCCAGCCCTCTTCTTACGATAGAACGTAAAAAATTTAGTAAGGATATTGAAATATTAAAAGACGTAATAAGCAAACAGGATATATGCGGTCTTATAATCGGTAATCCGCTAAATATGGACGGTGGGAGCAACTCACGCACTCAGTCAGTTAACACTTTCATATCCAATATTAGCAAACAAATAAAGCTGCCCATGACGCTTTGGGACGAAAGAATGTCAACAATGGCGGTGGAAAAAATGATGATTCAGGCGGATATGTCAAGAAAACGCAGAGGTGAATTGGTGGACAAACTAGCCGCAAGCTATATATTACAGGGTTATCTGGACAAGATGATAAAGATATAA
- the gatC gene encoding Asp-tRNA(Asn)/Glu-tRNA(Gln) amidotransferase subunit GatC, translated as MSIDTKTVAKIARLARIAVSEEEKEHFAGEISDILRWIEQLSEVDTDGVPLMTSVCEATLPLRKDAVTDGNQQVAVLKNSPESDYGCFVVPKVME; from the coding sequence ATGTCTATAGACACAAAAACGGTAGCGAAAATAGCCAGACTTGCCAGAATCGCCGTGAGTGAGGAGGAAAAAGAGCATTTCGCCGGAGAGATTTCTGACATACTAAGGTGGATAGAGCAGCTATCGGAAGTCGATACGGATGGTGTTCCGCTTATGACCTCCGTATGTGAGGCAACACTGCCATTAAGGAAGGATGCTGTAACTGATGGTAATCAACAGGTGGCAGTTCTTAAAAACTCCCCAGAAAGTGATTATGGCTGTTTTGTGGTTCCTAAGGTGATGGAATGA